Proteins co-encoded in one Zootoca vivipara chromosome 3, rZooViv1.1, whole genome shotgun sequence genomic window:
- the TOMM20 gene encoding mitochondrial import receptor subunit TOM20 homolog, translated as MMGGKSSAIAAGLCGALFIGYCIYFDRKRRSDPNFKNRLRERRKKQKLAKERAGLSKLPDLKDAEAVQKFFLEEIQLGEELLAQGDYEKGVDHLTNAIAVCGQPQQLLQVLQQTLPPPVFQMLLTKLPTISQRIVSAQCLAEDDVE; from the exons atgatggggggaaagAGCAGCGCCATCGCCGCGGGCCTCTGCGGGGCTCTCTTCATCGGCTACTGCATCTACTTCGACCGCAAGAGGAGGAGCGACCCCAACTTCAAGAACCGGCTGCGGGAAC GACGGAAGAAGCAGAAACTCGCCAAAGAAAGAGCAGGACTTTCAAAG TTGCCTGATCTAAAAGATGCTGAAGCTGTTCAAAAGTTCTTCCTTGAAGAGATACAGCTGGGCGAGGAACTACTAGCACAAG GAGACTATGAAAAGGGTGTTGATCACTTGACGAATGCCATTGCTGTGTGTGGACAACCGCAGCAGTTACTACAAGTTCTGCAGCAGACACTTCCGCCACCAGTGTTCCAGATGCTTCTCACTAAACTCCCCACAATTAGCCAG AGAATTGTAAGTGCACAGTGCTTGGCTGAAGATGATGTGGAATGA
- the RBM34 gene encoding RNA-binding protein 34, whose translation MKMKQSKAAKRKACEKDAATVSKEDYVVGQVANSLFQNKPSARDTGSLVQLFSAPETEIQPVYVAVPREYKKRKLTEEETATEVQSLSSKGEPLKKKLKAKKKDLSLAEKRVASRECALDEADEEEEKKEIQIKQKLKNKRSKLVSQKLSDEDAGLKQKKTQVNLAEEMLKNKRTIFVGNLPVSCKAQMLKTFFKEYGQIESVRFRSLIPAEATVSKKMAAIKRMVHPNMKYINAYVVFKEECGANNALKCNGAEFTSGFHIRVDLASKSACHDNKRSIFVGNLPYEIDDDTVRDYFSECGNVISVRIVRDRSTGIGKGFGYVLFETTDSVHLALKLNNSELKGRKLRVQHCVQKEKAPQKSLVKNVKSPVGLKYSKSPSLKNAKGLSSNSFAGEKVTPMTKSKKTKSKHIMKKKPRKSI comes from the exons atgaagatgaagcagTCCAAGGCGGCCAAGCG CAAAGCATGTGAGAAAGATGCTGCCACTGTATCAAAGGAAGATTATGTTGTGGGTCAAGTGGCCAACAGTCTGTTTCAAAATAAACCCTCTGCACGTGACACAGGTTCCCTGGTCCAACTCTTCAGTGCTCCTGAGACTGAAATACAGCCGGTGTATGTTGCTGTGCCAAGA GAATATAAGAAACGGAAGCTTACGGAAGAAGAAACTGCCACAGAAGTTCAGAGTTTGTCTAGTAAAGGAGAGCCTTTGAAAAAAAAGCTAAAAGCTAAAAAGAAGGATCTCTCTCTTGCAGAGAAAAGAGTAGCAAGCAG GGAATGTGctttggatgaagcagatgaagaggaggagaaaaaagaaatacaaattaaacaaaaactgaaaaataaacgTTCTAAATTGGTTTCCCAAAAGCTTTCAgatgaagatgctggactaaaacaaaagaaaacacaagttAACCTGGCTGAGGAAATGCTAAAGAATAAAAGAACTATTTTTGTGGGCAATTTACCTGTTAGTTGTAAGGCACAG ATGCTGAAGACGTTTTTCAAAGAATATGGGCAAATTGAATCAGTTCGTTTCCGCTCTTTG aTTCCAGCTGAGGCTACTGTATCCAAAAAAATGGCAGCCATAAA gcGAATGGTGCATCCTAATATGAAGTACATTAATGCTTACGTCGTTTTCAAGGAGGAATGTGGAGCCAATAACGCCTTAaaatg TAATGGAGCAGAATTTACCAGTGGGTTCCACATAAGAGTTGACCTTGCTTCAAAATCTGCATGT CACGATAACAAAAGATCTATTTTTGTGGGAAATCTCCCTTATG AAATTGATGATGATACAGTAAGAGACTATTTCTCTGAATGTGGAAATGTAATCAGTGTACGAATTGTGAGAGATCGGAGCACAGGCATTGGCAAAGGTTTTGGTTACGTTCTGTTTGAG ACTACAGATTCTGTACACCTTGCACTGAAGCTAAACAACTCTGAactgaaaggaagaaagctacgaGTGCAACACTGTgttcaaaaagaaaaagctccACAGAAGAGTTTAGTCAAGAATGTAAAGAGCCCTGTTGGACTGAAGTATTCAAAGTCTCCTTCACTGAAAAATGCAAAAGGATTATCGAGTAACTCTTTTGCTGGTGAAAAAGTAACCCCAATGACAAAGAGCAAAAAAACCAAGTCAAAACACATAATGAAGAAAAAACCGAGAAAATCCATTTGA